Genomic segment of Myxococcus stipitatus:
GCAGTGGTGTGCGTTCCGCCTCGCGCGTGGGCGCGGGCCCCGGCCGAGGGTCCACGCCGTCCAACGTCCAGGTGGCGCGCAGCCAGGTGGGGAACGCGGGCGGCAACACCTCCGCCAGCCGCGTTCGCGCCGCCGCCGCCGCCAAGGCCGCTCCGCCGCCCCCTCCGCCTCCCGAGCCGGAGGGGATGTCCCTGGGCAAGAAGGTCGCCTTCATCGCGGTGCCGCTCGTGCTGCTCGGCATCGGCGGGGCGGTGGTGCTGGGGAGCAAGGGCGACCCCCAGGTGCCCACGACCCAGCAGGTGGTCGAGGTCCCTCGGGACAACCCCGAGACGAAGCCGAGCACCACCGGCCGCGAGGCCCAGGCCGCGGTGCCCCAGACGTTGCGCGTGAAGTTCAACTCCACGCCGTCGGGGGCCGCCATCTTCGAGGGAGATGAGCAGATCGGCACCACGCCCATCGAGCTGATGCTCCCGCGCGACAAGTCGCACCAGCTCAGCTTCCGGCTCGCGAACCACAAGTCCGAGGAGCGCTCGCTCAACTTCAGCCGCGTGGCGGGAGACAGCCAGACGGTGGACGTGACGCTGGAGGCGGTCCGCACCGCGACGCCGTCCAGGCCCAAGCCCCCGCGTTCGGGGAACTCGGGCTCGGACATCACCGTGTTCGAGTAGGACCGCGGAGGGGGCGCCTCCGCGTCACACGAGGCGCCCCAGCTTCGGAAGCACCTCGCCGCTCTTGCCCTGGATGAAGTGCTTGAAGCGCAGGGCGCTCTCCGTGGTCTCCAGGTTGACGAGCCACGTCTCACCGCCCATCGCGCGAGCCTGGTCGACCATGCCGGACGCCGGGTAGACGACGCCCGAGGTGCCGGCCGCCAGGAAGACCAGGCGCCCGCCCGACTTCACCGCCCGCTGCGCGAAGCCCTGGATGTGCTCCAGGTCCGCGGGGTCCAGGTACTCACCGAACCAGACGATGTGTGGACGGAGCAAGGCGCCGCAGTCCTTGCAGCCGGGCACCGTGCCATCCGGGTACACCGTGGTGTCCGGGAACGGCGCGCGCTTGCAGTCGATGTTGCTGCACCGGGTCGTGAAGAGGTTGCCGTGCATCTCCACCACGCGCTGACTGCCGGCGCGTCGGTGCAGGCCATCCACGTTCTGCGTGGCCAGGAGGAAGCGGTCTCCCAGGTGACGCTCCCACTCCACCAGGGCGGTGTGGCCGGGATTGGGTGAGACCTCGGCCGCACCCGCGCGCCGCTGCGAATAGAAGCGCCACACGCGCAGGGGGTCCTTGGCGAAGCCCTCGGGGGAGGCCACGGATTCGACGGGCTGTCCCTCCCAGAGTCCGTTGAGTCCTCGGAAGGTGGGGACTCCGCTCTCGGCGGAGACGCCGGCGCCCGTGAGGACCAGCAGCCAGGTTTTCGAGTCGAGAAGGAGCGTTTCCATGGGGTCTCCTGCGGGGCAATGGATTCAGGTTATGAATCGGGGGGACGGCCTCCGCGCCTGTCGCTGACAGTGAAAGCGCGGCCCCCTGCTCGAGGAGCCCATCATGGCGGAAGTCACCCTGGACCTGCGCGAGATGCCCAAGGCGCAGGCGTACGCGGAGCTGCATCAACACGTTCAGGCGGTGCTCGAGGGCATCGACGACCCCATCGCCGGCATGGCGACGATGAGCTGTCTGCTCCACAACGCCTTCGGCCACCTGTGGACGGGGTTCTACCGGGTGGTGACGCCGGGGCAGCTGCTTCGCGTGGGGCCCTACCAGGGGACGCTGGGGTGCCTGGAGATCAAGTTCGGCAAGGGCGTCTGCGGCACGGCCGCCGCCAAGGGTGAGACGCAAGTGGTGGCGGACGTGCACGCCTTCCCGGGCCACATCACCTGCGACTCCCGCTCCGCGTCTGAAATCGTGGTGCCCGTGTACGGCAAGAATCGCGAGCTCATCGCCGTGCTGGACATCGACTCCTCCAGCAAAGGCACCTTCGACGAGGTGGACCGGCGCGAGCTGGAGACGATGATGCGCTGGTTCCAGAAGTAGGCCCACGACGTTTCGTGGGAGGCCCACCGGGGCGCGGCGGCACACGCGAGGCCCGCGCCCCGGAGTGGGGAGCTCAGTCCCCGCGGGCGTAGGCCACGGCGAGCTGGCCGGCGAAGCGGGCGTTGTTCTCGAGGAGCGCCAGGTTCGCCTTGAGCGTCTTGCCGCCCGAGCGCTGGCCCAGCTCCCTCAGCAGGAAGGGCGTGACGTCCTTGCCGCGAACGCCCTGCTTGTCGGCCTCGGCGAGCGCGGAGGCAATCTGCAGCTCCACCTCGTGGCGAGGCAGCGCGGTCTCCTCGGGAGGAGGCACGGTGTAGAGCACCCCGCCCTGCCCCAGCGTCTCGAAGCGGGCGCGAGCGATGCGCGCCGCGGTCGCCACGTCGTTCACGCTGTGCTCCAGGGAGATGCCGGAGTCACGGCTGTGGAAAGACGGCAGCTCGCGAGTGCCCACGCCGATGACGGGGACGCCCGCCGTCTCCAGGAGCTCCATCGTCTTGGGCAGGTCGAGCACGGACTTCGCGCCCGCGCACACCACCGCGACGGGGAAGCGCGCCAGGGCGGCGATATCCTGGGAGATGTCCCAGTGCTCCGAGGCCCCCCGGTGGACTCCGCCGATGCCACCGGTGGAGAAGACCCGGATGCCGGCCGCAGCGGCCAGCTCACAGGTGGCGCTGACGGTGGTGCCGCCCGTCGCGCGAGTGGCCAC
This window contains:
- a CDS encoding NAD-dependent deacylase, encoding METLLLDSKTWLLVLTGAGVSAESGVPTFRGLNGLWEGQPVESVASPEGFAKDPLRVWRFYSQRRAGAAEVSPNPGHTALVEWERHLGDRFLLATQNVDGLHRRAGSQRVVEMHGNLFTTRCSNIDCKRAPFPDTTVYPDGTVPGCKDCGALLRPHIVWFGEYLDPADLEHIQGFAQRAVKSGGRLVFLAAGTSGVVYPASGMVDQARAMGGETWLVNLETTESALRFKHFIQGKSGEVLPKLGRLV
- a CDS encoding GAF domain-containing protein; the encoded protein is MAEVTLDLREMPKAQAYAELHQHVQAVLEGIDDPIAGMATMSCLLHNAFGHLWTGFYRVVTPGQLLRVGPYQGTLGCLEIKFGKGVCGTAAAKGETQVVADVHAFPGHITCDSRSASEIVVPVYGKNRELIAVLDIDSSSKGTFDEVDRRELETMMRWFQK
- a CDS encoding pseudouridine-5'-phosphate glycosidase, with the protein product MDLRFSDEVRRALDARKPVVALETSVVAQGLPYPHNLTAARACEEAIRRAGAVPAATAVVDGAVCVGLEDAELRRLAEGKEPLLKLGSRDLAIAVATRATGGTTVSATCELAAAAGIRVFSTGGIGGVHRGASEHWDISQDIAALARFPVAVVCAGAKSVLDLPKTMELLETAGVPVIGVGTRELPSFHSRDSGISLEHSVNDVATAARIARARFETLGQGGVLYTVPPPEETALPRHEVELQIASALAEADKQGVRGKDVTPFLLRELGQRSGGKTLKANLALLENNARFAGQLAVAYARGD